A window of Pseudomonas alcaliphila JAB1 genomic DNA:
GTGGCGGCCGTGGCCTGGTGCTGGGTCATCTTGATCTGGACAATTTCCGTCATGCCAACGATGCCCTCGGCTACCAGGCCGGAGACCGCCTGATCCTGCAAGTGGTGGCGCGGCTCAAGGGGCTGCTGCAGCCCTGTGATCAGATCGCCCGCCTGGGCAGCGACGAATTCGCACTGTTGCTCGATGCACGCCGCGATCCGCAGCGCGTGGAGCGCCTCGCCGAGCGCGTCACCGAAGTATTGGGTGAGCCTTACTGGGTGGACGGCGAGAGTCTGCTGATCGGTTGCAGCCTTGGCCTGGCCCATGCCCGCGCGGGCGAGGGCGCCGATCCGCTGCTGTGGCACGCGCATATCGCCATGCAACAGGCCAAGAATCAGCAAGGCTGCGTATTTCATGTCTATGACGAACGCCTGAACCGCAGCGCACGCAGCCAGGCCGATCTGGAAGGCGAGCTGCGGCGTGCGTTACGCCGTGACGAACTGGAGCTGCATTACCAGCCCCGCCTGTGCCTGAAGAGCGGGCGCATCGTCGGCCTGGAGGCGCTGGTGCGCTGGCAGCACAGCGAGCGTGGGCTGCTCTCGCCCAATGAGTTCGTACCGCTGGCCGAGGAAACCGGGCTGATCGTACCGCTCGGTTACTGGGTCATCTCCCGTGCCCTGCGCGATATGCAGTGGCTGCGTGGGCGCGGCCTGCCGGCACTGCACATGGCGGTCAACCTGTCGTTCCGCCAGTTTCAGGACAGCCAGTTGCTGCCGACCCTCAGCCGCCTGATCGAAGAGCGTGGGGTCGATGCGCAGTGGCTGGAGTTCGAATTGACCGAAACCGCGGTGATGCGCCGCAGCGATCAGGTGCAGCAGACCATGCTGGCGCTGGGGCGGCTCGGCGTGCGTTTCTCGCTGGACGACTTCGGCACCGGTTTCTCGTCTTTCGTTCATCTCAACAACTTGCCGATCACTCTGCTGAAGATCGACAAGAGCTTTGTCGGCGGTATGGGCGAGCGTGCCGAGAATCGCCAATTGGTGCGGGCGATGATCAATCTGGCGCACAACCTCAATCTCGAGGTGGTGGCCGAAGGGGTGGAGAACATCGAGCAGCTCGACATGCTGCGCCAGTATGGTTGCGATCAGGTACAGGGTTACCTGATCAGCAAGGCCATACCTCTGGCGGAGCTGGCACGCTTTCTGGTGTTCGGCCTGCGCCAGCCGCTGCTCGGCGGCGGCTGATCCTGGCCCGGATGCAAGCCGGGGAATATGCCGCACACGACCCCGGCTTGCATGCGGGCTACGACAGGCAGGTATCGCCTTCCACCGCAGGTGGTCGCTGCAGGCGCGCAGTCTTCCATTGGAAGCCCAGCACCAGACCGCTCGCCGTTACCGCCAGGCCGGCAGCCAGGCCCCACCAGACGCCCTGTGCGCCCCAGCCAAGGGCGAAGGCGAACAGCCAGACCAGCGGTGCGCCCACGCACCAGTAGCCGGTCAGACCGATCAGCAGGGTAGTGCGGCCGTCGTTCAGCCCGCGGATCGCGCCCATGGCGATGCTCTGCAAACCATCGAACAGCTCGAACCAGGCGGCGATCGCCAGCAGGCTGACCGCGAGGGTGACGATATCGGCGAACGCCGGGTCGTGACGGTCGAGGAACAAACCGATGATCCACTCCGGCAG
This region includes:
- a CDS encoding bifunctional diguanylate cyclase/phosphodiesterase — encoded protein: MSTLVEPLRLVLLAETPDWAELLREQLSALGSPSPLITAPSWEAASNLFDDHASGLLLSTPDRLPEPHQCPLPIVLLLDEEPVEEPAGVSDWLVRGSLNLDVLRRCLRYVREQGNLKHTLQRLAEQDPLTGIANRQGFQTLLAARLAECGGRGLVLGHLDLDNFRHANDALGYQAGDRLILQVVARLKGLLQPCDQIARLGSDEFALLLDARRDPQRVERLAERVTEVLGEPYWVDGESLLIGCSLGLAHARAGEGADPLLWHAHIAMQQAKNQQGCVFHVYDERLNRSARSQADLEGELRRALRRDELELHYQPRLCLKSGRIVGLEALVRWQHSERGLLSPNEFVPLAEETGLIVPLGYWVISRALRDMQWLRGRGLPALHMAVNLSFRQFQDSQLLPTLSRLIEERGVDAQWLEFELTETAVMRRSDQVQQTMLALGRLGVRFSLDDFGTGFSSFVHLNNLPITLLKIDKSFVGGMGERAENRQLVRAMINLAHNLNLEVVAEGVENIEQLDMLRQYGCDQVQGYLISKAIPLAELARFLVFGLRQPLLGGG